One genomic segment of Macaca fascicularis isolate 582-1 chromosome 19, T2T-MFA8v1.1 includes these proteins:
- the HAUS8 gene encoding HAUS augmin-like complex subunit 8 isoform X3, producing the protein MSEGGRKSSLLQKSRADSSGVGKGDLQSTLLEGHGTAPPDLDLSAINDKSIIRKTPQLAKTIAKKPESTSFSAPRKKSPDLSEAMEMMESQTLLLTLLSVKMENNLAEFERRAEKNLLIMCKEKEKLQKKAHELKRRLLLSQRKRELADVLDAQINMLSPFEAVATRFKEQYRTFATALDTTRHELPVRSIHLEGDGQQLLDALQRELVTTQHLLAALDVGDSEENVQVLDLLSELKDVTEKKDLELRRSFSQVLELSAEVSKEAALANQEVWEETQGMAPPSQWYFNQDGACRESRGAPKNTPLSEDDNPGASSAPTQATFISPKEDFS; encoded by the exons CAGATAGCAGTGGGGTCGGAAAGGGTGACCTGCAGTCCACGTTGCTGGAAGGGCATGGCACGGCTCCACCTGACCTGGATCTCTCTGCCATTAATG ACAAAAGCATCATCAGAAAGACGCCACAGTTAGCAAAAACAATAGCAAAGAAACCCGAGTCGACATCGTTTTCTGCCCCTCGGAAAAAGAGCCCA gaTTTATCTGAAGCGATGGAAATGATGGAGTCTCAGACACTACTGCTGACGCTACTCTCCGTAAAG ATGGAGAACAATCTTGCTGAGTTTGAAAGAAGGGCAGAAAAGAATTTATTAATAATGTGTAAGGAGAAGGAAAAGCTACAGAAAAAGGCCCATGAGCTGAAGCGCAGGCTTCTCCTCTCTCAGAGGAAGCGGGAGCTGGCAGATGTCCTGGATGCCCAG ATCAACATGCTCAGCCCCTTCGAGGCAGTGGCCACACGCTTCAAGGAGCAATACAGGACGTTCGCCACGGCCCTGGACACCACCAGGCACGAGCTGCCTGTGAGGTCCATCCACCTGGAGGGAGACGGGCAGCAGCTCTTAG ATGCCCTGCAGCGTGAACTGGTGACCACTCAGCACCTCCTGGCAGCACTTGACGTTGGCGATTCGGAAGAAAATGTGCAGGTGCTGGACTTACTGAGCGAACTCAAGGACGTGACGGAGAAAAAGGACCTTGAGCTCCGAAG GAGCTTCAGCCAGGTGCTGGAACTCTCCGCAGAGGTGAGCAAAGAGGCAGCCTTGGCAAACCAGGAAGTCTGGGAAGAGACCCAGGGCATGGCGCCCCCCAGCCAGTGGTATTTCAATCAAGATGGTGCCTGCAGAGAATCTCGGGGAGCACCCAAGAACACGCCCCTGTCTGAGGACGACAACCCGGGTGCCTCATCAGCCCCCACTCAGGCCACGTTCATCAGCCCAAAGGAAGACTTTTCTTGA
- the HAUS8 gene encoding HAUS augmin-like complex subunit 8 isoform X5, which yields MEMMESQTLLLTLLSVKMENNLAEFERRAEKNLLIMCKEKEKLQKKAHELKRRLLLSQRKRELADVLDAQINMLSPFEAVATRFKEQYRTFATALDTTRHELPVRSIHLEGDGQQLLDALQRELVTTQHLLAALDVGDSEENVQVLDLLSELKDVTEKKDLELRRSFSQVLELSAEVSKEAALANQEVWEETQGMAPPSQWYFNQDGACRESRGAPKNTPLSEDDNPGASSAPTQATFISPKEDFS from the exons ATGGAAATGATGGAGTCTCAGACACTACTGCTGACGCTACTCTCCGTAAAG ATGGAGAACAATCTTGCTGAGTTTGAAAGAAGGGCAGAAAAGAATTTATTAATAATGTGTAAGGAGAAGGAAAAGCTACAGAAAAAGGCCCATGAGCTGAAGCGCAGGCTTCTCCTCTCTCAGAGGAAGCGGGAGCTGGCAGATGTCCTGGATGCCCAG ATCAACATGCTCAGCCCCTTCGAGGCAGTGGCCACACGCTTCAAGGAGCAATACAGGACGTTCGCCACGGCCCTGGACACCACCAGGCACGAGCTGCCTGTGAGGTCCATCCACCTGGAGGGAGACGGGCAGCAGCTCTTAG ATGCCCTGCAGCGTGAACTGGTGACCACTCAGCACCTCCTGGCAGCACTTGACGTTGGCGATTCGGAAGAAAATGTGCAGGTGCTGGACTTACTGAGCGAACTCAAGGACGTGACGGAGAAAAAGGACCTTGAGCTCCGAAG GAGCTTCAGCCAGGTGCTGGAACTCTCCGCAGAGGTGAGCAAAGAGGCAGCCTTGGCAAACCAGGAAGTCTGGGAAGAGACCCAGGGCATGGCGCCCCCCAGCCAGTGGTATTTCAATCAAGATGGTGCCTGCAGAGAATCTCGGGGAGCACCCAAGAACACGCCCCTGTCTGAGGACGACAACCCGGGTGCCTCATCAGCCCCCACTCAGGCCACGTTCATCAGCCCAAAGGAAGACTTTTCTTGA
- the HAUS8 gene encoding HAUS augmin-like complex subunit 8 isoform X4: MSEGGRKSSLLQKSRDSSGVGKGDLQSTLLEGHGTAPPDLDLSAINDKSIIRKTPQLAKTIAKKPESTSFSAPRKKSPDLSEAMEMMESQTLLLTLLSVKMENNLAEFERRAEKNLLIMCKEKEKLQKKAHELKRRLLLSQRKRELADVLDAQINMLSPFEAVATRFKEQYRTFATALDTTRHELPVRSIHLEGDGQQLLDALQRELVTTQHLLAALDVGDSEENVQVLDLLSELKDVTEKKDLELRRSFSQVLELSAEVSKEAALANQEVWEETQGMAPPSQWYFNQDGACRESRGAPKNTPLSEDDNPGASSAPTQATFISPKEDFS, from the exons ATAGCAGTGGGGTCGGAAAGGGTGACCTGCAGTCCACGTTGCTGGAAGGGCATGGCACGGCTCCACCTGACCTGGATCTCTCTGCCATTAATG ACAAAAGCATCATCAGAAAGACGCCACAGTTAGCAAAAACAATAGCAAAGAAACCCGAGTCGACATCGTTTTCTGCCCCTCGGAAAAAGAGCCCA gaTTTATCTGAAGCGATGGAAATGATGGAGTCTCAGACACTACTGCTGACGCTACTCTCCGTAAAG ATGGAGAACAATCTTGCTGAGTTTGAAAGAAGGGCAGAAAAGAATTTATTAATAATGTGTAAGGAGAAGGAAAAGCTACAGAAAAAGGCCCATGAGCTGAAGCGCAGGCTTCTCCTCTCTCAGAGGAAGCGGGAGCTGGCAGATGTCCTGGATGCCCAG ATCAACATGCTCAGCCCCTTCGAGGCAGTGGCCACACGCTTCAAGGAGCAATACAGGACGTTCGCCACGGCCCTGGACACCACCAGGCACGAGCTGCCTGTGAGGTCCATCCACCTGGAGGGAGACGGGCAGCAGCTCTTAG ATGCCCTGCAGCGTGAACTGGTGACCACTCAGCACCTCCTGGCAGCACTTGACGTTGGCGATTCGGAAGAAAATGTGCAGGTGCTGGACTTACTGAGCGAACTCAAGGACGTGACGGAGAAAAAGGACCTTGAGCTCCGAAG GAGCTTCAGCCAGGTGCTGGAACTCTCCGCAGAGGTGAGCAAAGAGGCAGCCTTGGCAAACCAGGAAGTCTGGGAAGAGACCCAGGGCATGGCGCCCCCCAGCCAGTGGTATTTCAATCAAGATGGTGCCTGCAGAGAATCTCGGGGAGCACCCAAGAACACGCCCCTGTCTGAGGACGACAACCCGGGTGCCTCATCAGCCCCCACTCAGGCCACGTTCATCAGCCCAAAGGAAGACTTTTCTTGA